One stretch of Juglans microcarpa x Juglans regia isolate MS1-56 chromosome 3D, Jm3101_v1.0, whole genome shotgun sequence DNA includes these proteins:
- the LOC121254656 gene encoding uncharacterized protein LOC121254656 produces the protein MASNNDSNLMPITGHKLNGNNYLQWSHSVMMFICGKGKDDYLTRDAAKPNKTDEKFKVWNAENNMVMSWLINSMTNDIGENFLLYGTAKEIWDAAREIYSNNENTSELFEVESVLHDFRQGELTVTQYFNTLNRYWQQLDLFEEHNWSYPNDGIRYRQIIERKRIYKFLIGLNKNLDEVRERILGSKPLPNIREAFSEVRREESRKKIMMGSQDSVTNPESSALVVRGNPSNNNNNHRPKKGRPWCDHCRRPGHTKDNCWKIHGKPADWRPSRFANDKEGRGNLASMDEQPPPEPTPFSKEQIEILQKMFSQSLPAPAPIVVGTGSLAQKGLGLGEDDWQC, from the exons ATGGCTTCCAACAATGATAGTAACCTCATGCCCATTACAGGACACAAACTGAATGGGAACAACTATCTCCAATGGTCCCATTCCGTAATGATGTTCATATGCGGAAAGGGCAAAGATGATTATCTCACCAGAGATGCTGCCAAACCAAACAAGACGGATGAAAAGTTCAAAGTCTGGAATGCCGAGAATAATATGGTCATGTCATGGCTCATTAATTCCATGACAAATGACATTGGAGAAAACTTTCTTCTCTATGGAACAGCAAAGGAGATTTGGGATGCTGCCAGggaaatatattctaacaatgagAATACATCGGAATTATTCGAGGTGGAAAGTGTTCTTCATGACTTCCGCCAAGGAGAATTAACAGTGACTCAATACTTCAACACTCTCAATCGGTATTGGCAGCAGCTAGACTTATTCGAGGAGCACAATTGGAGCTATCCGAATGATGGAATCAGGTATAGACAAATAATTGAACGGaaaagaatatacaaatttttgatTGGATTAAATAAGAACCTTGATGAAGTACGAGAAAGAATTTTAGGATCCAAACCACTACCAAATATCCGAGAAGCTTTTTCAGAAGTTCGGAGAGAGGAAAGTCGAAAAAAGATCATGATGGGATCTCAAGATTCTGTGACAAATCCTGAGAGTTCAGCACTTGTGGTGAGAGGGAATCcatccaacaacaacaacaatcacAGACCAAAGAAAGGGCGACCATGGTGTGATCATTGTCGACGTCCTGGTCACACCAAGGACAACTGCTGGAAGATTCATGGCAAACCAGCAGATTGGAGGCCTTCCCGGTTTGCCAATGACAAAGAAGGACGAGGCAACCTTGCTTCCATGGATGAACAACCTCCACCCGAACCAACTCCCTTCAGCAAGGAACAGATAGAGATCTTGCAGAAAATGTTCAGCCAATCCTTGCCTGCACCAGCTCCCATTGTAGTTGGTACCGGATCCCTGGCACAAAAAG GTCTTGGCCTCGGGGAAGACGATTGGCAGTGCTAA